The genomic region CTGACTTTAAGAGCATAATTCCTGCGATTCAGCAGATGGTCTACGAGCAGGGTGCAGTAGTGACAGCCTGCGTTTCCCAGGAGCTTGGCTTCAGAGCTTATGCTGGAGGAACCTACAATGTCCCGTCTAGGGTTGAAGATAAGACAGACCACATTGTCCTGATCTGCGGCTGGGACGATAACAAGGATGGCGGAGCTTTCCTGATCAAAAATTCTTACAGCACACAGTGGGGTGAAGGCGGTTACGCCTGGATAAAATATGGCAGCGCCCAGGTTGGTTTTTACAACTGCCAGTATAAGTATTGAACATCAGGCAAAACAGTAAAACTGAAGTAAAAAACCGCTCGAAAGAGCGGTTTTCTGTTTGCAGGTTCTTGTTTTCAGTGGGTTGCTGGAGAATACAGAATTCCGATGCAAATTTATGTCTTTAAAACAGGGAATATCTGGAAAAATAAACTTTTTTGATGGATAATATTACTTAGAACTTGTTTCTATGTATTTCGAATTATCATCACAGGAGAATTAATGATCACCAGCGGTTTCACCTATCTTGCCACCATCCTGTTCATTGCCGGAATTATTGTACTGCTTGACAAGACGTACCAGAATCTTTTCAAGCATCTGCCAGGCGTTGTCCTGCTCTACTTTATTGTAATGCTCTGCACTACATTTGGATTGTGGCAGCAGTCGCCAGACGTGAAACTCTACTACAAGATGGTGAAAGACGCGGCCATCCCCTGTATGATCTTCCTGATGCTGCTGCGCTGCGATCTGCGCAAGATCGCCAAACTCGGACCCAAGATGCTGATCGGCTTTTTCTCTGCTACGCTTACCATCTGCACAGGCTTCATCGTCACTTACGGCCTGCTGAAAAACCAGTTCGAGCCGGAATTCTGGAAACCCCTTTCCACGCTCTGCGGATCCTGGATCGGCGGCACTGGCAATATGGCGGCAGTACAGGGAGCTCTGCAGGTCCCAGACGCCAAGATGGGGAATGTGCTTTTAATGGACTCAGTCTGCTATGGGATCTGGGTAATGTTCCTGCTGGCGATAGTTCCATATGCCAGATATTTCAACAAATGGACCCACGCTGATACCAGACTGATCGACGAAGTTGGTGCTAAATTGAAGCAGGAGCAGCTTTCTGCTACAGGCCAGGTGGATTTTTCAAGTCTTTTTCTGCTGCTCGGCACCAGCCTGTTTGTTTCTGCAGCCTGCCAGAATCTGGCAGCTTCCGAGTACATACCAAAGACACAATTTCTTTCAACTTCCACCTGGGCGATTCTGTTTGTGACTCTGGCAGGTACACTCTGCGCTCTGACGAAAATGGGTCAGATCCCTGGCGCGTCGCCGCTCTCCAACATCATGCTCTATACGATCATAGGGTTATATGGATCGCAGGCCAATTTCCGCGAGTTGACCCAGGCTCCGTTTTATATTGCAGCAGGATTCATGATCATGGCGATCCATGCAGGTCTGATGGTGGCGCTGGCCCGGATTTTCAAGCTCGACCTGTTCACATGCGGCGTGGCGAGCCTTGCCAACATAGGAGGCGCAGCCTCGGCTCCGATCCTGGCTGCCGCCTACAGCGAGGTGCTGATCCCGATCGGAGTGCTGATGGCTTTGCTTGGATATCTGGTCGGCACTCAGGGGGGACTGATAGTAGGAAAAATATTGTCAATGATATAGAGTCTGTTAAAAATTTCTGGAGGATTGATGAAATTATTTACCGCAGTTCCGGCAGTTATTTTGCTGATCATTTCAGCAGCATATGCAGAGGAAACAATGAGCAATGATTTTTTCTCGAGGATTCCTAAAGTGACGAGTGAAATGCAGCACCCGGATTTCTGGGTAAAACTTGCTCCTGATCCTGATCAGATCCTGGCAACACAGGCTCAACTTGACCGCTATAATGGTGATGTTTTAAGGAAAACCGCGCCCTGCGCAGACATCTGGAATCTCAAGCAGATACTTTCAGAAACCGATCTCAGGGAGATGATCAAAAAAGTCAGCAGCCCTCCTTCAAAAGCCAAGTTTATCAACGGAAAACCGATCAAACCCGCATATTTCAAAAAATTGGAACGCAATCTGAATTTAGGGGGCATCAAGGGGATCAACAAAGTGCGCTATGGCCTTACAGTGCGGCGCA from Candidatus Wallbacteria bacterium harbors:
- a CDS encoding DUF819 family protein, with protein sequence MITSGFTYLATILFIAGIIVLLDKTYQNLFKHLPGVVLLYFIVMLCTTFGLWQQSPDVKLYYKMVKDAAIPCMIFLMLLRCDLRKIAKLGPKMLIGFFSATLTICTGFIVTYGLLKNQFEPEFWKPLSTLCGSWIGGTGNMAAVQGALQVPDAKMGNVLLMDSVCYGIWVMFLLAIVPYARYFNKWTHADTRLIDEVGAKLKQEQLSATGQVDFSSLFLLLGTSLFVSAACQNLAASEYIPKTQFLSTSTWAILFVTLAGTLCALTKMGQIPGASPLSNIMLYTIIGLYGSQANFRELTQAPFYIAAGFMIMAIHAGLMVALARIFKLDLFTCGVASLANIGGAASAPILAAAYSEVLIPIGVLMALLGYLVGTQGGLIVGKILSMI